CCTCCGGGAACGCCAGGTCCATGAAGTGCTGGTGCCGCTTGTTGCATCCCACGTAGCGACCCTCGGCGTCGAGCAGCAGCAGGCCCACGTCGACGGTGTCGAGGATGGCCGCGCCCGTGCGCCGCTGGTGCTCGATCGTGGCCAGCGCCTCGGTCAGCTCGCGACCGCGACGGTCCGCCTCGTCGCGCTGCGCCGCGGCCCGACCCACCGCCTCGGCGATGCCGAGCCCAGCCAGGACGGCGACCGTGGGCGGCAGCACCGCCCGGGTCAGGCTCGTACCGTCGAGACCCGCCGCCAGCAGGCGCGGAAGCGACACCAGGAGCAGGCAGGCCAGCCCCGCACCCAGCGCACCACGCCGACCGTGGCGCTGGCCCCACCACAGCGCCGGCAGCACCACGAGGATGGTGACAGCACCCCCGTCGGGGTCCAGCTGGATGATGCCGAGAGCAGCCAGGTCGATCAGGACGACGACCAGGTCGGGTCGGAGCCACGACGAGGTCCGCGGCCGGCGCAGGGCGGCCGGCGCCCAGAACGTCGCAGCCGTGACCAGCACCAGCACCGCCAACGCCAGCACCGACCAGGACCAGAGCTCCAGGTGGTCGTCGGAGGGCAGCCTGAGGAGGAGCTCGAACCCGACCAGGAGCACGAAGCCGACCTGCAGCCAGCGCGGGTCCTCGGTCATGGCGTCGCGTCCTCCCTGGGTGGGAGGCTCACCTTCGCAGAACGCGCTGGCTGGAGTCCTCACCTGCGCGGCTTCAGCCGCAGGTGGTCCGGACCGGGTCAGCGCTCGACGTAGACCAGGGAGCGCAGGCCCCGCTCGAGGTGCCAGGCCAGGTACGCCGCCACGAGGCCGCTGGCCTCCCGCAGCGTGCGCTGGTCGGCGCGGGCCACCACGGGCCAGTCACCGGCGAGCAGCGCACCGAGCAGCTCGACGGTCGCCGCCGCGGGGCTCGCGGAGCCGGGCAGCCGGCAGGTGCTGCACAGCATCCCGCCCATGGAGGGGTTGAACCAGCGGTGCGGGCCCTGCTCGCCGCAACGCGCGCAGTGGTCGAACGAGGGTGCGTACCCGGCCACCGACAACGAGCGCAGCAGGTAGGAGTCGAGCACCTGCCCGGGGCCCTTGTCCCCCGACACCATGGCGCGCAGCCCACCCACCAGGAGCAGGAAGTGCTGGGTGGCCGGTTCCTTCTCCTCGGTGACCAGGCGCTCCGCGGTCTCGAGCATCACGGTGCCTGCGGTGTAGCGCTCGTAGTCGGCCCCGAGCCCGCTGGCGAACGGGGTGAGCGTCTCGGCCTGGGTGATGGAGTCGAGGCTGCGACCCTCGGAGAGCTGGAGGTCGACGTGCGTGAAGGGCTCGAGCCGCGAGCCGAAGCGCGACGTGGTGCGGCGTACGCCGCGGGCGACCGCGCGCACCCGCCCGTGCTGACGGGTCAGCAGGGTGATGATGCGGTCGGCCTCCCCCAGCTTGTGGGTGCGCAGCACGACCGCCTCGTCGCGGTAGAGAGGCACGGCCCCATTGTGCCCCGGGGGCAGTGACGTCCCGGTCAGGCGCGGCGGGAGCGACGCGACGCAGAGCGCCAGGCGCCCAGGCAGAAGTCGGCCGCGAGCGCGTCCAACCGCTGGGGCGAGGTGCGCCACTCCAGGATCGAGCGGGCCCGGACGAGCTCCCCCGCCGGCATCTCGTCGGCCAGCATCGCCGCATCGGCCGCCGGGTGGATCGGGTCGCGACCGTGCCCCACGACCAGCGCCGGGGCGGTGATCGCGCGCCGCTCCGCCGCGGACGGGGCGATCCGGCCGAAGAACAGCCCGTGCACGACCGCGGCCACGGCGTCGGCGCGCTGGTCGAGGGTGTCGAGCGCGATGCCGGCCCAGAAAGGCACCACGCCGCGGGGCACCGGTCGGGTCAGCCGGCGCACGGCGGTGATCGTGAAGGGTGCGAAGCGGGCGGCGAGGAGCAGCGGCGAGAACGCCAGGATCCCGGCCTCGAGCGCGTTGTCGAGCACCGGCATCTCGAGCAGCAGCCCGCGCACCCGGTCGGGTGCGGTGGCCGCGACCTCGAGCGACACGTTCGCGCCGAGCGAGGTGCCACCGATCACGGCCTGGGACGCGCCGAGGTGGTCCAGGAGGGCGACCACCTGCTGGCCGAAGGCGGGCACCGAGTAGGCCAACGGGTCGGCGGGCCGGTCGGACCGGCCGTGCCCGAGCGGGTCGAGGGTGACCACGTGGAGCCCCTGGGCGGCCAGGTGGCGCGCCAGCGGCTGGTGCATGCGGCGCGGCATCAGCTGCCCGGGCAGCAGCACCACCCACGAGTCACCGGCACCGTACTCGGTGTACTCGAGGCGGTCGCGCGACCCCTCACCGTCGAGGAAGAACTGACCGACGTGCTCGGAGACCAGCATGCGTTCAACCTAGAGGCAGGTCCGCGGACGCCCCGGACCGGCACGCCGAGCGGTCGTGGCCGGGCCACTTCCCACATCCGGGCCCCCCAGGCCCGATGATGTGCCCATGTCCTCGTCCGGTCGCGCCCACCTGACGGCGCCCGCGACCGTGGCGTTGCTGGTCGCGGTGTACGCCGCGGGCCTCGCGTCGGTCGTCCTGCGACCCGCCGACAACCCGGTCGCGGTGTGGTGGCCGGCCGCCGGGCTCTCGGTCGCGCTGGTGGCCCTGACCCGTCCCGGTCGACGCGAGCTGGCGCTGGTGGCCGTGGCGCTGGTGCTGGCCACCGGCCTGGCCAACCTCTCGGGCGGTCGTCCCCTCGACCTGTCCCTCGCCTTCGGCGTCGCCAACACCGCCGAGGCGGTGGCCGCGGCCCTGGTGCTCCGCTCCGGGCCGCTGCCGGGCCCGCCCCGGCTGGGCGAGCTGCGCGACTTCGTCCGTCTCGTGGTCGGCGCACTCCTGGGCGCGACGATCGTCGCGGGGCTGCTGGGGGCGGCCGCCGCACCGTTCGACCTCGGACCGGCACTCGACGTCGCACGCACCGTCTTCACCTCGCACTCGGCCGCCGTGCTGGTCATCGTGCCGGTCGCGCTGGTCCGTCGGGGGCGCAGCGGCGGCCTGGTCCCGGGCGCGTACGTCGCGCCCGCGGAGCTGCTCGCGCAGCTCGGCGTGCTGGGGCTGGCGACGGTCGCGGTCTTCCTGCCCGACCACGCCCTCTCCCTCACCTTCGTCCCCCTCCTCGTCCTCGTCTGGGCCGCGCTCCGGTTCGGCCCGTTCGTCACGGCGATCGAGCTGGTCGGCTTCGCCACCGCCGTGACCCTGCTGACCCAGGGCGGCGGGGGTCCGTTCACCAACGACGGCCTGGGCCCGATCCTCAGCGCCAGCGTCGCCCAGGGCTACCTGGTCTGCGCGGTGCTGCTGACCCTCCCGCTGGCCGTGCTGCTCCAGGAGCGCAACCGGCTCTTCGACACGGTGGGCGAGGAACGCCAGCTCTTCCGCGCCAACTTCACCGACTCGCTGGTCGGTCAGCTGCTGCTGCGCGAGGGCGCCGACGGGCTGCGGGTCGACGAGGTGAACCGGACCATCTCGACGCTGCTCGGCCGGGAGCCCGACGACCTGACCGGTCGTGAGATCAGCGAGATCCTCGACCTCGGCGCCCAGCGTCGGCTCGCCGACCTCCTCGACGGCTCCGCGGGCTGGCGCGGGCGGGGCGGGGTCGTCGGACGACCCGACCTGCGTCTCGACATCGCCGCCAGCCGGATCTCCCACGGTGTCGACGAGCGCGTCTGGTCGCTCCAGCTCCTCGACGTGACCGCCGAGCACCTGGCCCACCAGCGCCTGCAGGAGGCGGAACGGCTCACCAGCGCCACCCTCGACACCACGGCCTGCCTCATCCTGGTCACCGACCTCGACGCCCGGGTCGTGCGGATCAACGCCGCGACGACCGGGATGACCGGCTGGAGCGCCGCCGACCTCGTCGGGCGGCGACTGTGGGAGACGCCCCTGGCGCCCGACAGCGAGCAGGAGCTCGGGGCGCTGCTCCTGTGGCCCAACCGCTCCGGCGCACCCGTGGTGGGCGAGCACGACGCGCTCACGCGCTCGGGCGAGCGGCGCCGGGTGGTGTGGAGCAACAACCTGGTCCGCGACCACGACGGCCGGCCGGCGTACGCCGTGCTGACCGGCGTCGACGTCACCACCGAGCGCGCCAGCGCCGGCCTGGTCACCCACCTGATGCAGGCCTCGGTGGCGACCGCGATCGTCGGGCTCGACTCCGCCGGCCTCATCACCGTCTTCAGCTCCGGCGCCGAGCACCTGCTGCGCCTGCCCGCCCACCGGGTGGTCGGGCAGCCGTTCACGCAGCTGCTCGACCCCGACCAGGTGCGGGAGCGGATCGGCTCGACCGACCACGCCACCGTGTTCGCCGCGCTGACCGCCTCGATCGGCCAGGTCGAGGAGGCCAGCCGCGACTGGTGGTGGATCGACGCCGACGGCGGGCGCCGGGTGGTGTCGATGACGCTGTCGGCGACCGGCACCGTGGTGAGCACCCAGGTCGGCTTCCTGTGCGTGGGGCGCGACGTCACCGAGCAGCGCCGGGCCCAGGACGTCGTCGTCGCGGCCCTGGAGCAGCAGCGCACCGCCGTCGAGCGGCTCCGGGCGATCGACGAGGCCAAGAACGAGTTCGTCTCGACCGTCTCGCACGAGCTGCGCACCCCCGTGACGAGCATCGTGGGCTACACCGAGATGCTCCGGGACGGCACCCTGGTGGAGCCGGCGCCCGAGCAGGCCCCGGTGCTGGAGCGCATCGCCCGCAACGGGGAACGGCTCATCGTGCTCTGCAACGACCTGCTGATGCTCTCCGGGCTCGACTCGGGGGCCATCACCTGGCAGGCCCAGGACGTGGACCTCGCCGAGGTGATGCGGGCGGTCGAGAGCACCACCCCGGGCCTGCTCCGGGAGCGCGACCTGACCCTGGTCTGGGAACCGCCCGCACGCCCCGCGGTCGTGGTCGGGGACGGCGAGCAGCTCGAGCGGGTGCTGCTCAACCTGGTCTCCAACGCCATCAAGTTCACCGAGGACGGAGGCGTGGTGCGGGTGCGCCTCGACATCGGCCCGGCCGAGGCCGTCCTGGTCGTCACCGACACCGGCATCGGCATCCCCGACGACGAGCAGGACGAGGTCTTCGACCGCTTCTTCCGCTCCTCGAACGCGCAGCGCGCAGCCATCCAGGGCACCGGCCTGGGCCTGTCGATCGTGGCCTCGGTCGCCGCCGCCCACGGCGGCACGACCCAGGTCCGCTCCGCGCACCTCGAGGGCAGCACGTTCACGGTGCGGCTGCCGCTCAAGGGGTGAGCGGCAGCCGGCCCGCCGTGCTCAGGCGCGGTTGACGGCGCTGATGACCGCCTTCAGCGACGCGGTGACGATGTTGGCGTCGATCCCGACGCCCCAGAAGATCTGGTCGCGCACCGAGCACTCGACGTACGCCGCCGCGAGCGCGTCGCCGCCGGCCGACAGGGCGTGCTCGGCGTAGTCGAGCACCCGCACGTCCCAGTCCTGCGCCAGCTCGTTGATCGCGTTCACGAAGGCGGCGATCGGCCCGTTGCCGGTGCCCTCCAGGGTGCGCAGCTCGCCGTCGACGTACACGTTGACGGTGAGGGCGTCCTTCTCGCCGGCCGCGGAGCTGGTGTGCACCGAGTTGAGCCGCAGCGGCGTCTCCTGGTCGAGGTACTCCGCCCGGAAGACGTTCCAGATCGCCTCGGGCGTCATCTCGCCGCCGGCGGCGTCGGTGCGCTGCTGGACCACCCGGCTGAACTCGATCTGGGCGCGGCGCGGCAGGTCGATCTTGTGCTCGGCCTTCAGCACGTAGGCGACACCGCCCTTGCCGGACTGGCTGTTGACCCGGATCACGGCCTCGTACGAGCGGCCGACGTCCTTGGGGTCGATCGGCAGGTACGGCGCCTCCCAGGGCATCTCGCCCACGGGCACGCCCTGCTCGGCGGCGCGTCGGTCGAGGTCCTCGAGGCCCTTCTTGATCGCGTCCTGGTGGGACCCGGAGAAGGCGGTGTAGACGAGGTCGCCGGCGTAGGGGTGCCGCGGGTGCACCGGCAGGCTGGTGCAGTACTCGACCGTGCGCCGGACCTCGTCGATGTCGGAGAAGTCGATCTGGGGGTCGACGCCCTGGCTGAAGAGGTTCATCCCCAGCGTCACCAGGCACACGTTGCCGGTGCGCTCGCCGTGGCCGAAGAGGCAGCCCTCGACCCGGTCCGCGCCGGCCATCAGGCCCAGCTCGGTGGCCGCGACCGCGGTCCCGCGGTCGTTGTGCGGGTGCAGCGAGATGGCCGAGTGCTCGCGACGGGTCAGTCCGCGTGCGAAGTACTCGATCTGGTCGGCGTAGGTGTTCGGCGTGGACATCTCCACCGTGGCGGGCAGGTTGAGGATGATCTCGCGACCGGCCTCGGGCTGCCACACGTCGGAGACCGCCTCGCACACCTCGAGGGCGAAGTCGGTGTCGGACTGGGTGAAGATCTCCGGGGAGTACTG
This Nocardioides dokdonensis FR1436 DNA region includes the following protein-coding sequences:
- the recO gene encoding DNA repair protein RecO; the protein is MPLYRDEAVVLRTHKLGEADRIITLLTRQHGRVRAVARGVRRTTSRFGSRLEPFTHVDLQLSEGRSLDSITQAETLTPFASGLGADYERYTAGTVMLETAERLVTEEKEPATQHFLLLVGGLRAMVSGDKGPGQVLDSYLLRSLSVAGYAPSFDHCARCGEQGPHRWFNPSMGGMLCSTCRLPGSASPAAATVELLGALLAGDWPVVARADQRTLREASGLVAAYLAWHLERGLRSLVYVER
- a CDS encoding alpha/beta fold hydrolase, with the protein product MLVSEHVGQFFLDGEGSRDRLEYTEYGAGDSWVVLLPGQLMPRRMHQPLARHLAAQGLHVVTLDPLGHGRSDRPADPLAYSVPAFGQQVVALLDHLGASQAVIGGTSLGANVSLEVAATAPDRVRGLLLEMPVLDNALEAGILAFSPLLLAARFAPFTITAVRRLTRPVPRGVVPFWAGIALDTLDQRADAVAAVVHGLFFGRIAPSAAERRAITAPALVVGHGRDPIHPAADAAMLADEMPAGELVRARSILEWRTSPQRLDALAADFCLGAWRSASRRSRRA
- a CDS encoding ATP-binding protein, translated to MSSSGRAHLTAPATVALLVAVYAAGLASVVLRPADNPVAVWWPAAGLSVALVALTRPGRRELALVAVALVLATGLANLSGGRPLDLSLAFGVANTAEAVAAALVLRSGPLPGPPRLGELRDFVRLVVGALLGATIVAGLLGAAAAPFDLGPALDVARTVFTSHSAAVLVIVPVALVRRGRSGGLVPGAYVAPAELLAQLGVLGLATVAVFLPDHALSLTFVPLLVLVWAALRFGPFVTAIELVGFATAVTLLTQGGGGPFTNDGLGPILSASVAQGYLVCAVLLTLPLAVLLQERNRLFDTVGEERQLFRANFTDSLVGQLLLREGADGLRVDEVNRTISTLLGREPDDLTGREISEILDLGAQRRLADLLDGSAGWRGRGGVVGRPDLRLDIAASRISHGVDERVWSLQLLDVTAEHLAHQRLQEAERLTSATLDTTACLILVTDLDARVVRINAATTGMTGWSAADLVGRRLWETPLAPDSEQELGALLLWPNRSGAPVVGEHDALTRSGERRRVVWSNNLVRDHDGRPAYAVLTGVDVTTERASAGLVTHLMQASVATAIVGLDSAGLITVFSSGAEHLLRLPAHRVVGQPFTQLLDPDQVRERIGSTDHATVFAALTASIGQVEEASRDWWWIDADGGRRVVSMTLSATGTVVSTQVGFLCVGRDVTEQRRAQDVVVAALEQQRTAVERLRAIDEAKNEFVSTVSHELRTPVTSIVGYTEMLRDGTLVEPAPEQAPVLERIARNGERLIVLCNDLLMLSGLDSGAITWQAQDVDLAEVMRAVESTTPGLLRERDLTLVWEPPARPAVVVGDGEQLERVLLNLVSNAIKFTEDGGVVRVRLDIGPAEAVLVVTDTGIGIPDDEQDEVFDRFFRSSNAQRAAIQGTGLGLSIVASVAAAHGGTTQVRSAHLEGSTFTVRLPLKG
- the leuA gene encoding 2-isopropylmalate synthase — encoded protein: MTDLSRTANNQRTSAMPVERYRPFVPVDVPDRTWPTKKLTTAPRWLSTDLRDGNQALIDPMTPVRKLEMFELLVKMGYKEIEVGFPSASQIDFDFVRQLIEQDRIPDDVQISVLTQAREDLIERTVQSLVGADRATVHLYNATAPLFQRVVFGVTPDECRSIATRGTELVMKYAEELVGALVGSDAFGYQYSPEIFTQSDTDFALEVCEAVSDVWQPEAGREIILNLPATVEMSTPNTYADQIEYFARGLTRREHSAISLHPHNDRGTAVAATELGLMAGADRVEGCLFGHGERTGNVCLVTLGMNLFSQGVDPQIDFSDIDEVRRTVEYCTSLPVHPRHPYAGDLVYTAFSGSHQDAIKKGLEDLDRRAAEQGVPVGEMPWEAPYLPIDPKDVGRSYEAVIRVNSQSGKGGVAYVLKAEHKIDLPRRAQIEFSRVVQQRTDAAGGEMTPEAIWNVFRAEYLDQETPLRLNSVHTSSAAGEKDALTVNVYVDGELRTLEGTGNGPIAAFVNAINELAQDWDVRVLDYAEHALSAGGDALAAAYVECSVRDQIFWGVGIDANIVTASLKAVISAVNRA